From Candidatus Omnitrophota bacterium:
CTATGTCCTGGACTTATAAACAAAGGTTTTACATGGTTTCTCGTTCGGACGACCTCGCCGATTTTATCGCCGTTCAATAGTAAATCGCTTTTGCCGCCGCGTTCTAATCCCGGCTCGGCATATTCGCCAACCAGGCGGCTTTTGGCGCAGCCAACCGTAATCAATCCCGATTCCACGCCGATATGGCTGGCTAGTCCTGCACGCCGGGGATGAGCGATTCCCTGACCGTCGCACACTAAAACTTGTGGAAGAGCCTTCAGCCGTTCAAGGCAAGTCTTGACTAAAGGCCATTCACGGAACGCCAAAAAACCGGGGATATAGGGAAAGGCTAACTCTTCCTCCGCCCATACTCTCTCGATCAATTCCAAATTCGGATAAGTCATAACCACAACGGCGGCATAACCTATTTTAGAAAAACGGCCGCAAGATATATCCGCCGCTCCCACAGTCTGCAGCTGATCGAAGGGCGGGAGAGCGTTATGGAGATCGACGCGGCGGGCGATCTCTTCCTGCTTCTCGCGTAAGGATGGAATATCCTGTTTCATTTCATCTTTTCTCAAGGATGGATATTGTTCATTTCGTTTATAGTGGATATCTTAATCTAAAGCGTTTTTTTAAATATGGTTCGCAATCCGTTGGATAGAATTGCCGCAATTCCATGAAACTAAAATCCGAAGTCTCCCCTTTCCTGCTCGATTCCTTATTGCATGAGATCGTTTCCCGCGGCGAATTCGTCCAAGCCTTCGACATTGTGCGGCGCGGCGGCCAGGTCTATTGCGGGCAGGCGGTGGGTTCGTCCAAGGCGTTGTTGACCATCCAACTAGCGGCGGCGGCGCAAGCGCCGGTCGTCGCCATCACGCCGGATCAGAGCGGCGCTTATCTCATGCTGGACGATGTGGAATTTTTTCAACGTGGACGGGAAGCAAAAATTCCGGTCTTCGTCTACCCTCACCTGGAAATTCTCCCTTACGAATCCCAGGCGCCGGAATTGGCCATTGGCATGGAGCGCCTAGCCCCCATCCAATATTACTTGGAGCATTACTCCAACGCGCCGGATGCTGCCAGCCCGATGATCGTCATTGCGCCCGTTTCCGCCGTTCTTAAGCGCCTGCCGCCTTTGACCCAATACGAACGCCAAGCCCTGCGCTTGCAAAGCGGCAAGGAGATTAGCCGCGACGCCATCGCCGCCTGGCTGGCGGCTCAGGGCTACGAGTTTCGCGATTTGGTGGCGCAACGCGGCGATTTTTCCATTCGCGGCGATATCGTCGATATCTACTCTTTCTCCTATCCCGATCCCGTGCGCATCGAATTATGGGGTGACGAAATCGACTCCATCCGCCTCTTCGACATCTCCACCCAACGCTCTAAAACGACCGTCAAGGAAGCTGTTTTTTACGCCAGCAACGAAGATTCGTTAATCCGGGAAGCATTAGCAGACGGAATAAGGCTGCCTAGCCTGCCATCGCTGTTGGGACCGCGCTGCGCCGTGGTCTTAGCAGGAGAAGACGAAGTAGAGAAGGAAGGAGAGAAGTTCGTTTCTCTCATTGATAAACGTTATAGAGAAATAACTACTCGCTCAGACGACGAACATGAATTGTTATTGGGCGAGGAAGATTTCCATAAACATCAACAAGCCATTTTGGAACCTCCGGAGACGCTTTATTTCAATTATGGCGAATGGGAAAACGAATTCGGCGCGCGTCCGCTGCTCTCGCTTACGGAATTCGCGCTGGATCCTGGTCCTCAGCGGATCAACTTGGGCTTCGCTACGCCAGAAATTTTCGGCGAAGACAAAAAGGAGCGCATCGCCAGTCTCATCCGCCTCACTACGGCGGGCAGCCGGGTTTTGATTGTCTGCGACAACAGCGGCCAACAAAGCCGCCTGGAAGAAATCTTCGAAACTCACCGTAAAGAGAACAACCTTCCCCCCGGCGCCGCTTTCCCGCAAACCGTCGTCGGCGAACTCCATCGCGGCTTCGCTTCCGCCGTTCCCAATATTCTTCTATGCGCCGACCGCGAGATTTTCGGGCGTTACCATCGGTTTAAGACTCCCGCCCGCGAGGGCATCGCCATGCCCATCGCCGACCTTATGGATTTGAAGCCGGGAGAATTCGTCGTGCATATCGATCACGGCATCGGGCGCTTCACCGCCATCCGGCGCATGACAAACGACGGCGTCGAGGGCGAATTTCTGGAACTTGAATATGCAGACAACGGCGTTCTCTACGTCCCCATCGATCAGGTGGACAAAGTCGGTCACTACGTCGGCGGCGAAAACGCCCAGCCCGCGCTATCGAAACTAGGAACGAAAAACTGGGAGCGCGCCAAGGCCCGCGCCCGGCAGGCGATCGAAGATATGGCGGAAGAGTTGCTTGAACTCTACGCCACCCGCCGCATCCGCAAAGGCCACTCCTTCGCTCAGGATACTCCCTGGCAGCACGAGTTCGAGGCGTCCTTTCTTTACGAAGAAACCGCCGACCAATGGCGGGCGATCGAAGAGGTCAAGCGCGATATGGAGAACGGCGAGCCGATGGACCGCCTCATCTGCGGCGACGTAGGCTTCGGCAAAACGGAAGTGGCCATCCGCGCCGCTTTCAAAGCCGTCATGGACGGCAAACAGGTCGCCATCCTCACGCCTACGACGATCCTCTGCCAACAGCATTACAACACCTTCAAGGATCGTCTCGCAGAGTATCCCGTGCGCGTGGAAATGCTCTCGCGCTTTCTCTCCAGCGGAGAGCAAAAAATCGTCGTCGAGGATGTCAAGAATAACGAAGTCGATATCTGTATCGGAACCCATCGCTTGCTATCCAAAGACATTCAATTCAGCGATCTGGGATTAGTCATCATTGATGAAGAACAGCGCTTTGGCGTCAAACATAAGGAGCGGCTGCGCCAAATCCGCAAACTGGTGGATACGCTCACCCTGACGGCGACGCCCATCCCGCGCACTCTCTACATGTCCATCTCTGGCATCCGCAACATGAGTATGGTCAGCACGCCGCCCAAAAACCGTCTGCCCATAGAAACCTACATCATGGAATGGTCTCCGGACGTGATCGAGAACGCCATCCTACGCGAACTGTCCCGCGATGGCCAGGTGTACTTCGTCCACAACCGCGTGGAATCGATTCTGCAAGTCGCCAATTACGTGCAGGAGATCGTTCCCCAGGCGCGCATTTGCGTCGGTCACGGACAGATGGCCGAGCGCGAACTGGAGACGATCATGATGCGTTTCATCCGGCGCGATTACGACATCCTCGTCGCCACCAGCATCATCGAGAACGGCCTCGACATTCCCAACGTCAATACTATCATTATCAACAAGGCCGATCATTTCGGCCTTTCCCAGCTCTACCAACTGCGCGGGCGCGTAGGACGCGACCGCCATCGCGCCTATTGCTACCTGCTCGTGCCCAGCAAGAAAGCGCTAACGCCCATCGCCCGCCGCCGCCTGCTGGCGCTTCAGGAGCACAACCAACTCGGTTCGGGATTCCACCTCGCCATGCGCGATATGGAACTGCGCGGCATCGGCAATATTCTAGGACGCCAACAGCATGGGCATATCGCCGCCATCGGCTTCGATCTCTATACCAAATTGCTCGCCGATACGGTTCATTCCCTGAAAAGAAATAAGAACATCCCCTTAGAATGGGAAACGACGCTGGAAATTGTCCCCAAAGGCTCCATCCCGCCCAATTACGTCGAAAGCAGCAAACAGCGCATGTCCCTGCACCAGCGTATTGCCAAAATCAAGACCTTCGAAGAAATCGAAAGTCTTAAGGAAGAACTATCGGATATTTACGGTAAGATCCCAGCCGAAGTGGAGCGCTTGCTCTATGGCGTAAATATCCGCGTCCGCGCCCATCAGGCGGGCATGGATATCGTTAGCCTGCGGCGCAATAAAGGCTATCTGCGCTACCACCTGAGCCAGGCGGAACGTTTCAATCCCATGCGTATTTTGGAAATGGATGGGTGGGAAGGTTTGAAACTGCTGGTAACTACAAAGGGCGACAATGTCGCCATCGAATTTCAAGATCCGCAAAACCGCGGATTCCTGGCGGACAAAGCGATTCCGCTCATCGACGCGCTGGAAGCCAAAGAAGCCCCCGTCTTCCAAAAGCCAACGCCCCCGCCTCCTCCACCGCCGCCCAAGAAAAAAATCCTCTCAAAAGCGCCGGGGAGAAAACGGTTTTATTGATATTCCGATTTGATAACTTATATTACGCAGCCATTCCTATCACCCCATCAGTTGGGTTCAGAAACTTCAAGAACCGATCCCCATCCCCTGGTTGGATAACCGTCTCGTGCAGATCAAATTTTCTGCTTAATCGGCCTCCTGCCCCTAAAAATTCTTGGATTAATTATGATGGTTGGGGATGACGTGAAAATCGGTGTTGAATAATTAAAATAAATATAATAAAAATTGTTGTCGTTACGCTATATCAATGATATATAAATTCATAAATAAAATATCTACTTTGGGGGGCAAGAAATGGATAACAGAAATAAAATTATTGTAGAACTCAGCGCCATCGTTTTCTTATTCGCGCAGATAGCCTTCTCTCAAACCGTAATATTCGATTTTTCCGGCAAAACTAAAGAAGAAAACAAAATTTCCATCCGTGAAGTCGGATTCGGAATGCTTCCCTTGGCCGATGTTTCTTTTGGCAAAATTCCGACCGACGCCGATGATCCCAGCGCGACGGATGGGCGGGGCGTGATCGTAACCGCTGATCCCGGTGAAGGGGCTATGATCTATTTTCCTCCCGTTATTACGACGCATCCCGTGCTGATTCGTTGCTATGTCCGAACAACCAATTCCGACTCCTCCGTTTATCTCGCGTCCATCGATCTGGGAAAAAATGTCTTTGTCTCTACTATGACTCCGAACTATGGCCGATTTTTCGAGAATAAATATCAGCGATTGTCTTTTCTCGTTACGTCTTCTTCGCATATAGGCATCCAACCGATCCTGCAGACCGCGGATTTTACCGAACCGGATGTTCTTACGGCGTATGTCGATAACGTTGAAATCATTATTTTGGAATCAGGAAAGTATTACAGCGAAGTTTTTATCAATGGCGGCAATATCGATCCATATAGCGTCTCCGCCGATGAATGCCCCTCGATTCCAACTCAACAAACGCCTACGCCGGTTCCCATTTCCACCTATAATCTTCCTCAAGAAATTACTATCGATATTCCCAACCTGCCAGCGGACGCAACGCCTCTCGAAATGGTCTTGATTCCCGCCGGTTCATTTGTCATGGGAAGCCCGGAAACGGAAATCGACCGCGATGAAGACGAGATGCAACATCCGGCGACCATCACGAAACCTTTCCATCTTGGAAAATATGAAATCACCAATGCGCAATGGAATTCAATGCTCAATATAAAGGAGTTGCTTCCTGCAGGAAATAGAAATTTGCCTAAAGTCAATATTACTTGGGACGACAGTTTAGCTTTTATACAACAACTCAATCTTACAAAGCAAGGATCGTTTCGCCTGCCAACCGAAGCCGAATGGGAATACGCCTGCCGCGCCGGAACGACAACAAGCTACTATTGGGGAGACAACGCCAATGACAATGAAGAATTAAATCGCAAATACGCCGTATATTCATGCGACGGAGGAGGATGCGAATCGAAAAAAGCGGGTTCAAAATTGTCTAATCCATTCGGACTTTATGACATGAGTGGAAATGTATCGGAGTGGTGCTTGAACTGGTATTATCCTTATCCTAATGCCTTGGAAGAGAATCCTTTTGGACCTCCTATCGGCGAAAGTCACGCTGCGAGAGGCGGATTTTTTTTCGGATATTCATACCAAATGCGCAGCGCCAATCGCGATTTTTATAAACCTGATAATGCTTCCGCTATTGTTGGTTTTCGAATTCTAAAAGAAGTGGAATAACAAACAATGATAATATGGCGGAGTGGCAAGGGCAAGGTTTTTTCTGCTCTTGAGTATTTCAACATAGGAGCAAGTTATGTTCAAGCGATTCATCCATATTAGTTTAGCGCTGCACTTTATAACCGGAATCGCATCGACGCAAATGGAAAATGAGGATTACGATCAATACGGCGGCTGGAAAGCTATACATTCGGTTGCGACAGGCCATTTCTACGTCAAAGAAATAGACGGCGTTTGGTGGATGATCGATCCCGAAGGCAACGCCATTCTTTCTATCGGCGTGAATTATATCAACAGTCAAGGCGATTATTCGCCGGTTACGGAGAATTCGCCTTTTCAGGAGTATGTGAGTGAAAAATATAATCAACATTTTGATGTTTGGTACGAAGAGACGGCGAAACGATTGCAAGAATGGAATTTCAATACGGCGGGAGCATGGTCGAATGAATTTTATTTACATAAGCTGCCAATCTCTTTTACCGATTCCTTTGAGGATAACGATGGAAATAGAACCAACGATTGGTACTATGGCATCCCTTTGAACATTTTCAACTATTCCGGTTATGTAAACAGGTTAGCATTTTCCTTTGCAAAATTATATAATAATAATCCTTATTGCATTGGCATTTTTTCCCACAACGAACTCCGTTGGGGGCCGGATTGGCGCAGCAATCGATCCCTTTTGCTCGATTTTCTAGTATACAATCCCGACGATCGAAAGGGATTCGACGCCGCCGTGCAATTTGTCAAAGAGAAGTATAAAACCATTGACGAATTGAACTGGCAATGGGGAATCCAAGCGAGA
This genomic window contains:
- a CDS encoding endonuclease V, yielding MKQDIPSLREKQEEIARRVDLHNALPPFDQLQTVGAADISCGRFSKIGYAAVVVMTYPNLELIERVWAEEELAFPYIPGFLAFREWPLVKTCLERLKALPQVLVCDGQGIAHPRRAGLASHIGVESGLITVGCAKSRLVGEYAEPGLERGGKSDLLLNGDKIGEVVRTRNHVKPLFISPGHRIDFERSTQLILHLCRQCRLPEPIREAHRFVNEIRKREYESSQR
- a CDS encoding formylglycine-generating enzyme family protein, giving the protein MDNRNKIIVELSAIVFLFAQIAFSQTVIFDFSGKTKEENKISIREVGFGMLPLADVSFGKIPTDADDPSATDGRGVIVTADPGEGAMIYFPPVITTHPVLIRCYVRTTNSDSSVYLASIDLGKNVFVSTMTPNYGRFFENKYQRLSFLVTSSSHIGIQPILQTADFTEPDVLTAYVDNVEIIILESGKYYSEVFINGGNIDPYSVSADECPSIPTQQTPTPVPISTYNLPQEITIDIPNLPADATPLEMVLIPAGSFVMGSPETEIDRDEDEMQHPATITKPFHLGKYEITNAQWNSMLNIKELLPAGNRNLPKVNITWDDSLAFIQQLNLTKQGSFRLPTEAEWEYACRAGTTTSYYWGDNANDNEELNRKYAVYSCDGGGCESKKAGSKLSNPFGLYDMSGNVSEWCLNWYYPYPNALEENPFGPPIGESHAARGGFFFGYSYQMRSANRDFYKPDNASAIVGFRILKEVE
- the mfd gene encoding transcription-repair coupling factor → MKLKSEVSPFLLDSLLHEIVSRGEFVQAFDIVRRGGQVYCGQAVGSSKALLTIQLAAAAQAPVVAITPDQSGAYLMLDDVEFFQRGREAKIPVFVYPHLEILPYESQAPELAIGMERLAPIQYYLEHYSNAPDAASPMIVIAPVSAVLKRLPPLTQYERQALRLQSGKEISRDAIAAWLAAQGYEFRDLVAQRGDFSIRGDIVDIYSFSYPDPVRIELWGDEIDSIRLFDISTQRSKTTVKEAVFYASNEDSLIREALADGIRLPSLPSLLGPRCAVVLAGEDEVEKEGEKFVSLIDKRYREITTRSDDEHELLLGEEDFHKHQQAILEPPETLYFNYGEWENEFGARPLLSLTEFALDPGPQRINLGFATPEIFGEDKKERIASLIRLTTAGSRVLIVCDNSGQQSRLEEIFETHRKENNLPPGAAFPQTVVGELHRGFASAVPNILLCADREIFGRYHRFKTPAREGIAMPIADLMDLKPGEFVVHIDHGIGRFTAIRRMTNDGVEGEFLELEYADNGVLYVPIDQVDKVGHYVGGENAQPALSKLGTKNWERAKARARQAIEDMAEELLELYATRRIRKGHSFAQDTPWQHEFEASFLYEETADQWRAIEEVKRDMENGEPMDRLICGDVGFGKTEVAIRAAFKAVMDGKQVAILTPTTILCQQHYNTFKDRLAEYPVRVEMLSRFLSSGEQKIVVEDVKNNEVDICIGTHRLLSKDIQFSDLGLVIIDEEQRFGVKHKERLRQIRKLVDTLTLTATPIPRTLYMSISGIRNMSMVSTPPKNRLPIETYIMEWSPDVIENAILRELSRDGQVYFVHNRVESILQVANYVQEIVPQARICVGHGQMAERELETIMMRFIRRDYDILVATSIIENGLDIPNVNTIIINKADHFGLSQLYQLRGRVGRDRHRAYCYLLVPSKKALTPIARRRLLALQEHNQLGSGFHLAMRDMELRGIGNILGRQQHGHIAAIGFDLYTKLLADTVHSLKRNKNIPLEWETTLEIVPKGSIPPNYVESSKQRMSLHQRIAKIKTFEEIESLKEELSDIYGKIPAEVERLLYGVNIRVRAHQAGMDIVSLRRNKGYLRYHLSQAERFNPMRILEMDGWEGLKLLVTTKGDNVAIEFQDPQNRGFLADKAIPLIDALEAKEAPVFQKPTPPPPPPPPKKKILSKAPGRKRFY
- a CDS encoding beta-agarase, which translates into the protein MFKRFIHISLALHFITGIASTQMENEDYDQYGGWKAIHSVATGHFYVKEIDGVWWMIDPEGNAILSIGVNYINSQGDYSPVTENSPFQEYVSEKYNQHFDVWYEETAKRLQEWNFNTAGAWSNEFYLHKLPISFTDSFEDNDGNRTNDWYYGIPLNIFNYSGYVNRLAFSFAKLYNNNPYCIGIFSHNELRWGPDWRSNRSLLLDFLVYNPDDRKGFDAAVQFVKEKYKTIDELNWQWGIQARTFNTISYDTARFPPSESRAEAEEEFLTFYAETYFQTFRDAFTQHNLQQLYLGNRFAGDIPAPVLKVVGKYVDIVCLNTYELAPPIDQLEEIHRTTGRPIMITEFSFRARDSGLPNTIGPGTLLATQADRASHYRSFVQQILSLPYMVGYHWYQYMDQPYEGRFDGQNSNYGLVTIHDEPWQELVDAAKDVNRKAMEIHAASKSAVPSWPEF